The Candidatus Zixiibacteriota bacterium genome includes a region encoding these proteins:
- a CDS encoding oligosaccharide flippase family protein, which yields MATSVSSEAKVIAKHSAVYGLSSVLDRAVSFLMLPVYTRFLTPADYGIMELLYMTSSVISLVVGLGLESAVNRFYFDYATEEERKKVVSSAMVGYGGLILLVIGAIIPFSGYLAELILDSREHTDLFMVSLSSLAFGMVLPIFFAYIRVQQKSVQYLTAKVSATVATLGLNIYFVVYAKLGVMGILLSTLIVTLLSLLVLGILILRKVGLKFNFGLMKEMIRFGMPLIPSNISAYIVHSSDRYFVKEYVDMTATGLYSLGYKFGTLVNQFVTSPFIQIWSPRRMEYFGKEGYERIYARIFTYFCAVSLFVGLLISLLSKEVIYFMAAPAFQSAYKVVPIIVLAHIIFSFHYHFNVGILMKKATKYIAYVNISNGILNLILNFIMIKYWSIWGAAIATLICFIFKVSMTYYYSNRFYKIQMEWLRITVLFATSIALYFAGTFIETGNLYADIGTKAALGFSFPLLLYLLRFFNAEEIKRFKQIIKTRSLKFS from the coding sequence GGGCTTTCCAGCGTGCTCGACCGGGCGGTCAGTTTTCTCATGCTTCCGGTCTATACCCGCTTCTTGACCCCGGCCGATTACGGCATCATGGAGCTTCTCTATATGACGTCAAGCGTCATCTCACTCGTGGTCGGACTGGGGTTGGAATCGGCCGTCAACAGATTCTATTTCGATTACGCCACGGAGGAGGAACGAAAGAAAGTTGTCAGCAGCGCCATGGTCGGATACGGCGGCCTCATTCTCCTTGTCATTGGCGCTATCATTCCTTTCTCCGGATATCTGGCGGAGCTGATACTTGATTCACGCGAACACACCGATCTCTTTATGGTCTCGCTTAGCTCCCTGGCATTTGGAATGGTGCTTCCGATTTTCTTCGCTTACATTCGGGTGCAGCAAAAGTCGGTTCAGTATCTGACCGCCAAGGTCTCCGCGACCGTGGCAACACTGGGGCTGAACATCTATTTTGTGGTTTATGCTAAGTTAGGTGTTATGGGCATACTGCTCTCAACTCTCATAGTCACGCTGCTTTCCCTGCTGGTGCTGGGGATATTGATTTTACGCAAGGTGGGGCTCAAGTTCAATTTTGGATTGATGAAAGAGATGATTCGATTTGGCATGCCTCTGATTCCATCTAATATTTCAGCCTATATCGTTCATTCCTCCGACCGGTACTTTGTGAAAGAGTATGTCGATATGACTGCCACCGGGTTGTACTCTCTCGGATATAAGTTCGGAACGCTGGTAAATCAGTTTGTGACCTCGCCTTTCATTCAGATTTGGAGTCCGCGGCGGATGGAATATTTCGGCAAGGAAGGTTATGAGCGGATATATGCCCGGATATTCACTTATTTCTGCGCCGTGAGCCTCTTTGTGGGGCTCTTGATATCGCTTCTTTCCAAAGAAGTAATCTACTTCATGGCCGCGCCAGCTTTTCAATCGGCATATAAGGTGGTTCCTATCATAGTCCTGGCTCATATCATATTTTCCTTCCATTACCATTTCAATGTCGGAATCCTGATGAAGAAAGCGACCAAGTATATCGCCTATGTAAACATTTCCAACGGCATCCTGAATCTGATTCTGAATTTCATCATGATAAAGTACTGGAGCATCTGGGGCGCCGCTATCGCCACCCTTATCTGCTTTATATTCAAGGTCTCCATGACCTATTACTATTCTAACCGTTTCTACAAGATTCAGATGGAATGGCTGCGAATCACGGTTCTCTTTGCCACTTCTATCGCCCTCTACTTTGCGGGGACTTTTATTGAAACCGGAAACCTTTATGCCGATATCGGAACCAAGGCGGCGCTGGGATTCAGTTTCCCGCTGCTACTCTATCTGCTCCGGTTCTTTAATGCCGAAGAGATAAAGAGATTCAAACAGATTATTAAGACCAGGAGTTTGAAATTCAGCTGA